The Lycium barbarum isolate Lr01 chromosome 10, ASM1917538v2, whole genome shotgun sequence genome includes a region encoding these proteins:
- the LOC132614377 gene encoding GDSL esterase/lipase 6-like isoform X2 translates to MERVIILQFLFIVSFLVMSSGSSVLGYNVPSIFIFGDSIFDAGNNHYKKNCAVQADFPPYGSNFFHHPTGRFANGRTVADFISEFIGIPLQKPFLEAQLDLVNGNQEEYPSNGINFASAGSGLLRPTNQNLICKLGARRIALFSLGPLGCVPARVLLPGAPVNKCYGKMNKMVKSYNMRLDIFVKTIPIKYPGSFALYGDVYKPAQIFRANPKRYGFSDVTNACCGDGTLGGLVQCGKEGYKLCAKPNEYFFWDYFHPSEHTYKLISKALWTGTHSQIRPMNLQTLANMTLIHQ, encoded by the exons ATGGAGAGAGTAATAATATTGCAATTTCTCTTTATTGTCTCTTTTTTGGTAATGAGTAGTGGTAGTTCTGTTTTGGGATACAATGTTCCTTCAATTTTCATATTTGGAGACTCTATATTTGATGCTGGTAACAATCACTACAAGAAGAACTGCGCAGTACAAGCTGATTTTCCACCTTATGGCTCCAATTTCTTTCACCATCCTACTGGTAGATTCGCCAATGGTCGAACCGTTGCAGACTTCATCT CTGAATTTATTGGGATTCCTCTGCAAAAGCCATTTCTGGAAGCACAACTTGATTTAGTAAATGGAAATCAGGAAGAGTATCCATCAAATGGCATCAACTTTGCTAGTGCTGGTAGTGGACTTCTACGACCAACAAATCAGAATTTG ATTTGCAAGTTAGGGGCTCGTCGAATTGCGTTGTTTTCATTAGGCCCTCTTGGTTGTGTCCCAGCCAGGGTCCTCTTGCCTGGTGCACCAGTTAACAAATGTTATGGGAAAATGAACAAGATGGTCAAGAGTTATAACATGAGGTTAGATATTTTTGTGAAAACAATACCAATCAAGTATCCTGGTTCTTTTGCTCTGTATGGAGATGTGTACAAGCCTGCTCAGATCTTCAGAGCTAATCCTAAACGTTATG GCTTTTCAGATGTAACCAATGCATGTTGTGGTGATGGAACTCTTGGAGGATTAGTGCAATGTGGTAAGGAAGGTTACAAGTTATGTGCAAAGCCCAATGAGTACTTTTTTTGGGATTACTTCCATCCATCAGAGCACACTTATAAACTCATCTCAAAGGCATTGTGGACTGGAACCCATTCTCAAATTCGACCTATGAATCTCCAAACATTGGCCAACATGACCCTCATTCATCAATAA
- the LOC132614377 gene encoding GDSL esterase/lipase 6-like isoform X1: MERVIILQFLFIVSFLVMSSGSSVLGYNVPSIFIFGDSIFDAGNNHYKKNCAVQADFPPYGSNFFHHPTGRFANGRTVADFISEFIGIPLQKPFLEAQLDLVNGNQEEYPSNGINFASAGSGLLRPTNQNLGVTPIQDQFQQFKTLVQQKHIAKKQIQQSLFLFESGSNDIISYFYPFDAPTLTPDGYVQAMITQVTNFVDQICKLGARRIALFSLGPLGCVPARVLLPGAPVNKCYGKMNKMVKSYNMRLDIFVKTIPIKYPGSFALYGDVYKPAQIFRANPKRYGFSDVTNACCGDGTLGGLVQCGKEGYKLCAKPNEYFFWDYFHPSEHTYKLISKALWTGTHSQIRPMNLQTLANMTLIHQ, encoded by the exons ATGGAGAGAGTAATAATATTGCAATTTCTCTTTATTGTCTCTTTTTTGGTAATGAGTAGTGGTAGTTCTGTTTTGGGATACAATGTTCCTTCAATTTTCATATTTGGAGACTCTATATTTGATGCTGGTAACAATCACTACAAGAAGAACTGCGCAGTACAAGCTGATTTTCCACCTTATGGCTCCAATTTCTTTCACCATCCTACTGGTAGATTCGCCAATGGTCGAACCGTTGCAGACTTCATCT CTGAATTTATTGGGATTCCTCTGCAAAAGCCATTTCTGGAAGCACAACTTGATTTAGTAAATGGAAATCAGGAAGAGTATCCATCAAATGGCATCAACTTTGCTAGTGCTGGTAGTGGACTTCTACGACCAACAAATCAGAATTTG GGAGTGACACCAATTCAAGATCAGTTCCAACAATTCAAAACCTTAGTCCAACAAAAACACATAGCCAAGAAACAAATCCAACAGTCACTCTTCTTATTCGAGTCAGGCTCCAACGACATCATCAGCTACTTCTATCCATTTGATGCCCCAACTTTGACCCCAGATGGCTATGTTCAAGCCATGATAACTCAAGTTACAAACTTTGTTGATCAGATTTGCAAGTTAGGGGCTCGTCGAATTGCGTTGTTTTCATTAGGCCCTCTTGGTTGTGTCCCAGCCAGGGTCCTCTTGCCTGGTGCACCAGTTAACAAATGTTATGGGAAAATGAACAAGATGGTCAAGAGTTATAACATGAGGTTAGATATTTTTGTGAAAACAATACCAATCAAGTATCCTGGTTCTTTTGCTCTGTATGGAGATGTGTACAAGCCTGCTCAGATCTTCAGAGCTAATCCTAAACGTTATG GCTTTTCAGATGTAACCAATGCATGTTGTGGTGATGGAACTCTTGGAGGATTAGTGCAATGTGGTAAGGAAGGTTACAAGTTATGTGCAAAGCCCAATGAGTACTTTTTTTGGGATTACTTCCATCCATCAGAGCACACTTATAAACTCATCTCAAAGGCATTGTGGACTGGAACCCATTCTCAAATTCGACCTATGAATCTCCAAACATTGGCCAACATGACCCTCATTCATCAATAA
- the LOC132615889 gene encoding GDSL esterase/lipase 6-like: protein MERVKLQLFLFIASFLVMSRSSCVLGFNVPSIFIFGDSIFDAGNNHYNNNCTAQADFPPYGSNFFHHPTGRFTNGRTVADFIAEFIGIPLQKPFLEAQLELVNGRRKEYPSNGINFASAGSGVLRPTNRDLGVTPIQDQIKQFKTLVQQKHINKKQIQESLFFFESGSNDIFSYFYPFDAPTLTPDAYVQAMLTEVTNFVDQICKLGARRIALFSLGPVGCVPARTLLPGAPVNKCYGKMNKMVKNYNMGLENLGKTIPIKYPGSFAVYGVVYKTVQIFRANPKRYGFSDVTNACCGDGALGGLLQCGKEGYKLCTNPNEYLFWDYFHPSEHTYKLISKALWTGTHSRIRPVNLKTLANMTLSQH, encoded by the exons ATGGAGAGAGTAAAATTGCAATTATTTCTCTTCATTGCATCTTTTTTGGTAATGAGTAGGAGTAGTTGTGTTTTGGGATTCAATGTTCCTTCAATTTTCATATTTGGAGACTCAATATTTGATGCTGGTAACAATCATTACAACAACAATTGCACAGCACAAGCTGATTTTCCACCATATGGTTCTAATTTCTTTCATCATCCAACTGGAAGATTCACTAATGGCCGAACTGTTGCAGACTTCATTG CTGAATTTATTGGGATTCCTCTTCAAAAGCCATTCCTAGAAGCACAGCTTGAGTTGGTAAATGGAAGAAGGAAAGAGTATCCATCAAATGGCATCAACTTTGCTAGTGCTGGTAGCGGAGTTCTACGACCAACAAATCGGGATTTA GGAGTGACACCAATTCAAGACCAAATCAAACAATTCAAAACCTTAGTCCAACAAAAACACATAAACAAGAAACAAATCCAAGAATCACTCTTCTTCTTTGAGTCAGGCTCCAACGACATCTTCAGCTACTTCTATCCATTTGATGCCCCAACACTTACCCCAGATGCCTATGTTCAAGCAATGCTTACTGAAGTTACAAACTTTGTTGATCAAATTTGCAAGTTAGGGGCCCGTCGAATCGCGTTGTTTTCGTTAGGCCCTGTTGGTTGCGTCCCAGCCAGGACCCTCTTGCCAGGTGCACCAGTTAATAAATGTTAtggaaaaatgaataaaatggtAAAAAATTATAACATGGGGTTAGAGAATTTGGGAAAGACAATACCAATCAAGTATCCTGGCTCTTTTGCTGTATATGGAGTTGTGTACAAAACTGTTCAGATCTTCAGAGCTAATCCGAAACGTTATG GCTTTTCAGATGTGACTAATGCATGTTGTGGAGATGGAGCACTTGGAGGATTATTGCAATGTGGTAAGGAAGGTTACAAGTTATGTACAAACCCCAATGAGTACTTATTTTGGGATTACTTCCATCCCTCAGAGCACACTTATAAACTCATCTCAAAGGCATTGTGGACCGGAACTCATTCTCGAATTCGACCTGTGAATCTCAAGACACTAGCCAACATGACCCTCAGTCAGCATTAA